The proteins below come from a single Mesobacillus jeotgali genomic window:
- a CDS encoding ubiquinol-cytochrome c reductase iron-sulfur subunit, which yields MSDDKNKTHHEDDKDMIKLIDNLNRKDDVHLNRRAFLKASFGATVAIGLATTPFGIFTFLRDENGEVKRVEITDIDDLAVGESRNFNYPTKNEPAILVRTPEDKFVAYNNKCTHLQCPVFYEHKENVLLCPCHKGYFNVDSGQPMAGPPQRELPKILLEIKDGKVFAVGREVRHG from the coding sequence ATGAGTGATGATAAGAACAAAACCCATCATGAAGATGATAAAGATATGATCAAGCTAATCGATAACCTGAACAGGAAAGACGATGTCCATTTGAATAGAAGGGCATTCCTGAAGGCATCCTTTGGCGCAACTGTTGCCATCGGACTGGCAACGACTCCATTCGGGATCTTCACCTTCCTGCGCGATGAAAATGGTGAAGTGAAGCGAGTGGAAATCACCGATATCGATGATCTGGCAGTCGGGGAATCAAGAAACTTTAACTATCCAACGAAGAACGAGCCAGCAATTTTGGTCAGGACACCGGAGGACAAATTCGTTGCCTACAACAATAAATGCACACATCTTCAATGCCCGGTGTTCTACGAGCATAAAGAAAATGTCCTGCTGTGCCCTTGCCACAAAGGTTATTTCAATGTAGACAGCGGCCAGCCTATGGCAGGACCGCCGCAGCGAGAGCTTCCTAAGATCCTGCTTGAAATCAAGGACGGAAAGGTTTTCGCAGTAGGGAGGGAAGTAAGGCATGGATAA
- a CDS encoding Mrp/NBP35 family ATP-binding protein, whose protein sequence is MLKGNVLAVTSGKGGVGKSSLSVNLALALQKLGKSVAIIDLDIYGFSVPKILNIDAKPKTFNGKIIPVEAHGIKVMSMGFLVKDNEPIVWRGPMLGKMIQHFTEDVLWGEMDYFILDMPPGTGDVALDMHLMIPQSKEIVVTTPHKAASFVAERAGSMAIKSKHEVIGVVENMSYFKPEDSDQKYYIFGKGGGKELASQLGTDLLGQLPIQEADENSETPAIAAENTGLFKEYLNLAEKIDAKFQL, encoded by the coding sequence ATGTTAAAAGGGAATGTGCTGGCAGTGACAAGCGGCAAGGGCGGAGTAGGCAAGTCTTCATTATCAGTGAATCTTGCACTTGCGCTGCAGAAGCTTGGAAAGTCCGTTGCAATCATCGACCTTGATATATACGGATTCAGCGTACCGAAAATACTTAATATAGATGCAAAACCTAAAACGTTCAACGGAAAAATCATTCCGGTTGAGGCGCACGGCATTAAAGTAATGTCGATGGGCTTCCTTGTGAAGGATAATGAACCGATCGTCTGGCGCGGCCCGATGCTTGGAAAAATGATTCAGCATTTTACAGAGGATGTTCTGTGGGGAGAAATGGATTATTTCATTCTCGATATGCCTCCTGGAACGGGGGATGTCGCCCTTGATATGCACCTGATGATTCCGCAGAGCAAGGAAATCGTCGTGACGACACCGCATAAGGCTGCTTCATTTGTAGCAGAACGTGCCGGATCAATGGCGATCAAGAGCAAGCATGAGGTCATCGGCGTGGTTGAAAATATGTCCTACTTCAAGCCTGAAGACAGTGACCAGAAGTACTATATCTTCGGAAAAGGCGGCGGCAAGGAACTGGCTTCACAGCTTGGAACGGATTTGCTCGGCCAGCTGCCGATCCAGGAAGCGGATGAGAATAGTGAAACGCCTGCTATCGCAGCAGAGAATACCGGGCTATTCAAGGAATATTTAAACCTGGCAGAAAAAATCGATGCAAAGTTTCAGCTCTAG
- a CDS encoding 4Fe-4S dicluster domain-containing protein, with protein MNKIMYLEFERCIGCRACQAACRECGDHDAKERNYVEYVDFTESRQTFPMLCMQCKDPACARVCPANAIQITDEGVVLSAMEEKCIGCRNCTFGCPFGIPKFDFETNKMYKCDMCYDRTRHDIAPMCASVCPSDAIRFIDFDEMQQLRRRRTQMNLVEGKKPQEGNKWDYVPEFFGVYTDSQS; from the coding sequence ATGAATAAAATAATGTATCTAGAATTTGAGCGCTGTATAGGCTGCCGTGCCTGCCAGGCAGCCTGCCGTGAGTGTGGGGACCATGATGCCAAGGAACGGAACTATGTAGAATATGTTGACTTCACAGAATCTCGCCAGACATTCCCGATGCTGTGCATGCAATGTAAAGACCCTGCATGTGCACGTGTCTGCCCGGCAAACGCGATCCAGATCACGGATGAAGGCGTCGTGCTTTCAGCAATGGAGGAAAAATGTATCGGATGCCGCAACTGTACATTCGGCTGCCCATTCGGTATCCCTAAGTTCGATTTCGAAACGAACAAAATGTACAAATGCGATATGTGCTATGACAGAACTCGTCATGATATTGCGCCAATGTGTGCATCTGTCTGTCCGAGTGATGCAATCCGCTTCATCGACTTCGATGAAATGCAGCAGCTGCGCAGAAGACGTACCCAAATGAACCTGGTTGAAGGCAAAAAGCCTCAAGAGGGCAATAAATGGGATTACGTACCTGAATTCTTCGGTGTTTATACAGATTCTCAATCATAA
- a CDS encoding dynamin family protein translates to MTFEEQLIKKSYYETFMESGNRAHPVRVLGELYLEEQKNDMPDLSYIRFAQGEVYFHNKDYEAAIFKWENITNELEPWAKKNMGDAFLEIGLLTSAEDLYLSIETESNILRIESGLQLLTLYIEQGKLEKAVAVIKKSVALDPDYPGVTEIARAFFEEHQEWENAVELAVNEGVRTGSPKWFDVLNQYVEQGHTGQLSPDYFNEALSVLFQVDRSRFEQLAVSLWESYRNQSSYMIWLREFNQLFSGMDGNRRDGWTHLSAVYQDTYFELINGDRLIKEISPLIPELLTNWLKITSPVNSLVSASSIIAWNEVFPGTITASAIHDAENLVLNSREYHDGYEDSMQLFETIIKWAEDHEIEVGNRIKWLVQELKESNVHNLLIAGLSGNGKSSFVNTIIGEELITSPTAAVIRFTNEENPEIQEITDTAVRQIMDIEDFKESAGIRRQNHKNETIIDFRAEFAFLRDHELALIDTPGVNRNNYDNHPLYNYLRFADSLLFVLNANDPFTEKEREILSKISEYFPQLPIHFLLNKIDSIYSQQEAVEVFDQTWAEISQYYPDAKMFAFSANYDKGKQLRDFSEFIKTNNRSVDIEQERTAKLQFFVRRAITYLLDKRIEIENNHMETINWNEEMVSKLNGAINQLGDIEEEKSKSIQKSYRKIKDETRAEIIERIPEILRSCSELVTEDSDFGKIHAEMDEAMNKKIREYLDETVLPKFHEDLQGWIQHSKDEFDHSQNYLNEMAEGFNSMYGEERISLDCDFRVLDDWRRDASRMTNGVHYENVNIMNRPTPQQFFLKSAGKLLGVLPQNNAMLYNRYKTYLESEDYYDIGVTIAKRFLQQFEIFEKSIERDVNLFFKNPFIVLEEAVEEAKSEIDYGKTELEKMRINPELYRDPLTLYEVKLRQFEWMTAAGRGE, encoded by the coding sequence ATGACATTTGAAGAGCAATTAATCAAAAAGTCGTATTATGAAACTTTTATGGAATCAGGGAACAGGGCACACCCTGTCCGTGTACTCGGGGAGCTTTACCTTGAAGAGCAGAAGAATGATATGCCTGATTTGTCATACATCCGTTTTGCTCAGGGAGAGGTCTATTTTCATAACAAGGACTACGAAGCGGCGATTTTTAAGTGGGAAAATATTACGAATGAGCTGGAGCCGTGGGCGAAAAAGAACATGGGGGATGCATTTCTGGAGATTGGTCTGCTCACATCTGCAGAGGACCTGTACCTTTCGATCGAAACCGAGAGCAATATTTTGAGGATTGAAAGCGGCCTGCAGCTATTGACGCTTTACATAGAGCAGGGAAAGCTTGAAAAAGCAGTTGCTGTCATCAAGAAATCAGTGGCACTTGATCCGGATTATCCGGGTGTAACTGAAATAGCCCGCGCTTTCTTTGAAGAGCACCAGGAATGGGAAAATGCCGTCGAATTGGCGGTAAATGAAGGTGTTCGAACCGGTTCGCCTAAGTGGTTCGACGTCTTGAATCAGTACGTAGAACAGGGGCATACCGGCCAATTATCGCCAGATTATTTTAACGAAGCATTATCCGTCCTATTCCAGGTAGACCGAAGCCGGTTTGAACAGCTAGCTGTTTCATTGTGGGAAAGTTACAGGAATCAAAGCTCATACATGATATGGCTCAGGGAATTCAACCAATTGTTCAGCGGGATGGACGGCAATAGAAGAGATGGCTGGACCCATCTTTCGGCTGTCTATCAGGATACCTATTTCGAGCTGATTAATGGGGATCGCTTGATTAAAGAGATTTCTCCGCTGATTCCTGAGTTGCTGACTAACTGGCTCAAGATAACAAGTCCTGTTAACAGCCTTGTTTCGGCATCATCGATTATAGCGTGGAATGAAGTATTTCCAGGGACCATTACCGCATCGGCGATTCACGATGCCGAGAACCTTGTGCTGAATTCACGCGAGTACCATGATGGCTACGAGGATAGCATGCAGCTATTCGAAACAATCATCAAATGGGCAGAGGATCATGAGATAGAGGTAGGCAACAGGATCAAGTGGCTGGTCCAAGAGCTGAAGGAATCCAATGTCCATAATCTACTGATCGCCGGTTTGTCTGGCAATGGAAAGTCTTCCTTTGTCAATACCATTATAGGGGAAGAACTGATTACATCTCCTACTGCGGCGGTCATCCGGTTCACGAACGAAGAAAATCCGGAAATCCAGGAAATCACCGATACGGCCGTCCGCCAAATCATGGATATTGAGGACTTCAAGGAAAGTGCAGGAATTCGCCGACAGAACCATAAAAATGAAACGATCATAGATTTCAGAGCTGAGTTCGCGTTCCTGCGCGACCATGAACTGGCACTGATTGATACTCCTGGAGTCAATCGCAATAACTATGACAATCACCCGTTGTACAATTACCTGAGGTTTGCAGATAGCTTGCTTTTCGTGCTCAACGCAAATGATCCTTTTACGGAAAAAGAAAGAGAAATCCTCTCGAAGATTTCAGAGTACTTCCCGCAGCTTCCAATACACTTCCTGTTGAATAAAATAGATTCAATCTACAGTCAGCAGGAGGCAGTAGAAGTTTTTGACCAAACATGGGCTGAAATCAGCCAATACTATCCTGACGCAAAAATGTTTGCTTTCTCGGCTAATTATGACAAAGGAAAGCAGCTGAGAGACTTCTCTGAATTTATTAAAACGAACAACAGGTCTGTCGACATCGAGCAGGAGCGCACAGCAAAACTGCAATTCTTTGTCAGAAGGGCCATCACGTATCTGCTTGATAAACGGATTGAAATTGAGAATAACCATATGGAAACAATCAACTGGAACGAAGAAATGGTAAGTAAGCTGAACGGTGCCATCAATCAGCTGGGAGACATTGAAGAAGAGAAATCGAAGTCCATTCAGAAGTCATATCGTAAAATCAAGGATGAAACCCGTGCGGAAATCATTGAAAGAATCCCGGAAATCCTGCGCAGTTGTTCTGAATTGGTGACGGAGGACAGCGATTTCGGAAAAATCCATGCTGAAATGGATGAAGCAATGAACAAGAAGATTAGGGAATACCTTGATGAAACTGTTTTGCCGAAATTCCATGAAGATTTGCAGGGCTGGATTCAACATTCCAAGGATGAATTCGATCATAGCCAAAACTACTTGAATGAAATGGCCGAGGGCTTTAACTCGATGTATGGAGAGGAACGGATCAGTCTGGATTGTGATTTCAGGGTGCTTGATGACTGGCGCCGCGATGCAAGCCGGATGACGAACGGTGTACACTATGAAAATGTCAACATCATGAACCGCCCGACACCGCAGCAGTTCTTCCTGAAAAGCGCAGGTAAGCTGCTTGGCGTGCTGCCGCAAAACAATGCGATGCTTTATAACCGATACAAAACCTATCTGGAGTCGGAAGACTATTATGATATCGGCGTAACCATCGCGAAAAGATTCCTGCAGCAATTCGAGATTTTTGAGAAGTCGATTGAACGAGATGTGAACCTGTTCTTCAAAAATCCATTCATTGTACTGGAAGAAGCAGTAGAAGAAGCCAAATCGGAAATCGATTATGGTAAGACCGAACTTGAAAAAATGAGAATCAACCCAGAACTGTACCGCGACCCATTGACACTGTACGAAGTAAAGCTCCGACAGTTTGAATGGATGACAGCTGCAGGAAGAGGGGAATAG
- a CDS encoding sugar ABC transporter substrate-binding protein — MKKGIKKVFLGAVASALLLTGCGGGETKTASGPVEGVPERFAKGEEVKIKVIRKIGGDDHTAQFLAGAKAEGEALGFKVDVFTANGDTAKFHDAINQGLQQDYDGFIISHGDDAATVDDVKKLVEKGKSVITFDSNPDLAQVEGVTLTSQDDEALATQVLDQLVKDQHGEANIVYLWVDGFPPMVRRNKVYQETLKANPGIKEVERFGVAAADTSVQTQNAVAAMLNKHPKGEINAIFATWDAFAIGAARAIKEAGREEIKIYGIDVSNADLQEIQGEGSPWKYTAAVDPKLIGEVNMRLLAKKLAGEETPATYDLEASLISQEELQQSKNPVNMVNLAEIIEGWGESDAFLEDWMQKLKDHYKK, encoded by the coding sequence ATGAAAAAAGGAATTAAAAAAGTATTTTTAGGTGCAGTTGCTTCTGCACTGCTGCTGACAGGATGCGGCGGCGGAGAGACGAAAACGGCCAGCGGTCCTGTGGAAGGCGTTCCGGAGCGATTTGCAAAAGGTGAGGAAGTCAAAATCAAAGTCATCCGCAAGATTGGCGGAGATGACCATACAGCGCAATTTTTAGCCGGAGCGAAAGCAGAAGGAGAAGCGCTCGGCTTTAAGGTAGACGTCTTCACGGCAAATGGTGATACAGCCAAATTCCATGACGCAATCAATCAGGGGCTGCAGCAGGATTATGATGGATTCATCATTTCCCATGGAGATGATGCAGCAACTGTAGATGATGTGAAAAAATTAGTTGAAAAAGGCAAAAGCGTCATAACTTTCGATTCAAATCCGGATCTGGCGCAGGTAGAGGGAGTCACGCTCACATCCCAGGATGATGAGGCTCTCGCAACGCAGGTACTAGACCAGCTTGTGAAGGACCAACATGGAGAAGCGAATATCGTTTACCTCTGGGTTGATGGCTTCCCGCCAATGGTCAGAAGAAATAAAGTTTACCAGGAAACTCTGAAGGCAAACCCGGGAATCAAAGAGGTTGAGAGATTCGGAGTGGCCGCTGCCGATACAAGTGTCCAGACGCAGAATGCTGTGGCCGCGATGCTCAACAAGCATCCAAAAGGGGAAATTAACGCGATTTTCGCAACGTGGGACGCGTTTGCAATCGGAGCTGCTCGTGCCATTAAGGAAGCTGGCCGCGAGGAAATCAAGATTTACGGAATTGATGTTTCCAATGCTGATCTTCAGGAAATCCAGGGAGAAGGCAGCCCATGGAAATATACTGCCGCTGTTGATCCAAAGCTGATAGGAGAAGTGAATATGAGATTGCTGGCGAAAAAGCTTGCCGGCGAGGAAACACCAGCAACCTATGATCTAGAAGCATCACTGATTTCCCAGGAAGAGCTGCAGCAGTCAAAAAATCCAGTAAACATGGTCAATCTGGCTGAAATCATCGAAGGCTGGGGCGAATCAGACGCATTTCTGGAAGATTGGATGCAGAAATTGAAGGATCACTATAAGAAATAA